A window from Chitinophaga filiformis encodes these proteins:
- the hflX gene encoding GTPase HflX: protein MIEKKQVVQQEERAVIVGLIHKEQSERQVQEYLDELVFLAETAGATTVKRFTQKLSHPDRATFVGKGKLEEIKDFINGRNINLVIFDDELTGSQIANIEKVLNVKVIDRSDLILDIFARRARTAQAKVQVELAQYQYILPRLKGMWSHLERQGGGIGSRGPGETEIETDRRIIKDKISLLRKRLAEIDKQSLTQRKDRGEYIRVALVGYTNVGKSTIMNLLSKSEVFAENKLFATLDTTTRKVVFDQTAFLLSDTVGFIRKLPHHLVESFKSTLDEVRESDILLHVVDISHPQYEDQVEVVNRTLQDLKAFDKPSIMIFNKMDLYEQQTFDKWLAEDIKQDILNQLKENWETRTQGNCVFISALERKNIDELRQTILDKVINLYRERYPYKSEYFY, encoded by the coding sequence TTGATTGAGAAGAAACAAGTTGTACAACAGGAAGAGAGAGCGGTTATAGTGGGATTGATTCATAAGGAGCAGTCTGAGCGCCAGGTACAGGAATACCTGGACGAGCTGGTGTTCCTGGCAGAGACAGCCGGTGCTACTACTGTGAAGCGTTTTACCCAAAAACTATCCCATCCGGACAGAGCTACTTTTGTAGGGAAAGGTAAACTGGAGGAAATTAAGGACTTTATTAACGGCAGAAATATCAATCTTGTCATATTCGATGATGAGCTGACAGGCTCCCAGATTGCCAATATAGAGAAGGTGCTGAATGTGAAGGTGATAGACCGTAGTGACCTGATCCTGGACATCTTTGCCCGCCGTGCCCGTACGGCTCAGGCGAAAGTACAGGTGGAGCTGGCACAGTATCAGTACATCCTGCCCCGCCTGAAAGGGATGTGGAGTCACCTGGAAAGACAGGGAGGTGGTATTGGTAGTCGTGGTCCGGGTGAAACGGAGATCGAAACGGACCGCCGTATTATCAAGGATAAGATATCCCTGCTGAGAAAGCGTCTTGCAGAGATTGACAAGCAGTCGCTTACCCAGCGTAAGGACCGCGGGGAATATATTCGTGTAGCCCTGGTAGGTTATACGAATGTTGGTAAGAGTACCATTATGAACCTGCTGAGCAAGAGCGAAGTATTTGCTGAAAATAAACTGTTCGCTACGCTGGACACTACTACACGTAAAGTGGTGTTTGACCAGACAGCATTCCTGCTGAGCGATACCGTTGGGTTTATCCGCAAATTGCCGCATCACCTGGTGGAGAGCTTTAAATCTACGCTGGATGAGGTAAGAGAAAGTGACATCCTGCTGCATGTTGTGGACATATCCCATCCGCAGTATGAAGACCAGGTAGAAGTGGTGAACCGTACCCTGCAGGATCTGAAGGCCTTTGACAAACCCAGTATCATGATCTTTAACAAGATGGACCTGTATGAGCAGCAGACGTTTGACAAGTGGCTGGCTGAAGATATCAAACAGGACATCCTGAATCAGCTGAAGGAGAACTGGGAGACCAGGACGCAGGGCAATTGTGTGTTCATCTCCGCTTTAGAGCGCAAGAATATTGATGAACTGCGTCAGACTATCCTGGATAAAGTTATTAACCTGTACAGGGAACGTTACCCATATAAGAGCGAGTATTTTTATTAA
- a CDS encoding prolyl oligopeptidase family serine peptidase, with protein sequence MHKSLLLTSLFISTMAAAQQKMTPELLWQLGRVSGETITADGKTVIYGVSRYNIAENKSEKNLYAIPLTGGDAKQITTEPGAEGDVSAVTGQKIRYSYKGQLWELNADGTGATQITHVEGGLQNIRISPDGKHILFSKEVKLKKVAGSDFYPDLPKSNVQIYDNLNYRHWDTWEDGNFQHVFYATYDNGQIGTPVDIMEGELYDSPQMPFGGSEDMIWSPDGKSIIYVAKKKFGKEYAVSTNTDIFEYNLETRSTKNLSEGLAGYDVAPSFSPDGKYLAWLGMAKDGFEADKNDIIILDRTTGKRTNLTKEWDGTVASIYWNKDGKQLLFLAVVKGTEQLLEISLQKDIAATSAKNIRQVTEGDFDINGIVGQVGNTLVVSRTDMNHAAELFTVQLPKGTLQPLTAVNKETYDKTGMCKVEKRWIKTTDNKEMLAWVIFPPDFDPAKKYPTLLYCQGGPQSALSQFYSYRWNFQLMASQGYIVVAPNRRGMPGHGVEWNAAISKDWGGQPIRDYLSAIDAVSQEPYVDKNRLGAVGASYGGYSVYMLAGVHNNRFKSFIAHDGLFDLKSWYGTTEELWFANWDIGAYWDAANAKVYKEFNPSEYANKWNTPILIIQGGTDFRVGIEQGLQAFQLAQLKGIKSKLLYFPEENHWVLKAQNALVWQREFFQWLKETL encoded by the coding sequence ATGCATAAATCACTTTTGTTAACATCACTTTTTATATCAACTATGGCAGCGGCCCAGCAGAAAATGACGCCTGAGCTGCTCTGGCAATTGGGCAGAGTCAGCGGGGAAACGATTACAGCAGATGGTAAAACGGTTATCTATGGCGTTTCGCGATATAATATTGCGGAAAATAAAAGCGAAAAGAACCTCTACGCTATCCCGCTGACGGGAGGCGATGCTAAGCAGATCACTACAGAACCCGGCGCAGAAGGGGATGTCAGCGCTGTAACCGGGCAAAAGATCCGGTATTCCTATAAAGGTCAGCTATGGGAGCTAAATGCCGACGGTACCGGAGCCACCCAGATCACCCACGTTGAAGGCGGACTACAGAATATCCGTATTTCCCCCGACGGGAAACATATCCTGTTCTCCAAAGAAGTGAAGTTGAAAAAAGTGGCCGGCAGCGATTTCTATCCTGATCTGCCTAAATCCAATGTACAGATATACGATAATCTTAACTACCGCCACTGGGATACCTGGGAAGACGGTAACTTCCAGCATGTATTTTATGCCACCTATGACAATGGACAAATTGGTACTCCGGTGGATATTATGGAAGGTGAACTGTACGACAGCCCGCAGATGCCCTTCGGCGGCTCGGAAGATATGATCTGGAGCCCTGACGGCAAAAGCATTATCTACGTTGCCAAAAAGAAATTCGGTAAAGAATATGCTGTCAGCACCAACACTGACATCTTCGAATACAACCTCGAAACCCGTTCCACCAAAAACCTCTCCGAAGGACTGGCCGGCTACGATGTAGCGCCATCTTTCAGTCCTGATGGCAAATATCTGGCCTGGCTGGGCATGGCGAAAGATGGTTTTGAGGCTGATAAAAACGATATCATCATACTGGACCGCACTACGGGTAAACGTACCAATCTTACTAAAGAATGGGACGGTACTGTCGCTTCCATCTACTGGAACAAAGACGGTAAACAACTACTGTTCCTTGCAGTGGTAAAAGGTACAGAACAGCTACTGGAGATCTCGCTTCAGAAAGATATAGCTGCCACCTCCGCTAAAAATATACGCCAGGTAACAGAAGGCGACTTTGACATCAACGGTATAGTCGGGCAGGTGGGGAATACCCTGGTAGTGTCCCGTACCGATATGAACCATGCCGCGGAACTCTTTACTGTGCAATTGCCTAAAGGTACCCTGCAGCCACTCACTGCGGTGAATAAAGAAACCTACGACAAAACAGGCATGTGCAAAGTGGAAAAGCGCTGGATCAAAACTACCGACAACAAGGAGATGCTCGCCTGGGTGATATTCCCACCCGATTTCGATCCTGCTAAAAAATATCCGACCTTATTATACTGCCAGGGAGGTCCGCAATCGGCCCTTTCCCAATTCTATTCCTACCGCTGGAATTTCCAGCTGATGGCCTCACAGGGTTACATTGTTGTAGCGCCTAACCGTCGTGGTATGCCCGGACATGGCGTAGAATGGAATGCTGCCATCAGTAAAGACTGGGGCGGACAACCTATACGCGACTATCTCAGCGCTATTGACGCTGTAAGCCAGGAACCATATGTTGATAAAAACCGCCTTGGTGCAGTAGGCGCCAGCTATGGCGGATACTCCGTATATATGCTGGCTGGCGTACACAATAACCGCTTCAAATCATTCATCGCACACGATGGCCTTTTTGACCTGAAAAGTTGGTATGGTACCACCGAAGAGCTGTGGTTCGCCAACTGGGATATCGGCGCCTACTGGGATGCTGCTAACGCGAAAGTTTACAAGGAATTCAATCCAAGTGAATATGCCAATAAATGGAATACACCAATCCTGATCATCCAGGGGGGAACTGACTTCCGTGTAGGCATTGAACAGGGCTTACAGGCATTCCAGCTGGCGCAGCTCAAAGGGATCAAGAGTAAACTGCTTTACTTCCCCGAGGAAAATCACTGGGTATTAAAGGCACAAAATGCCCTGGTATGGCAAAGAGAATTCTTCCAATGGTTGAAAGAAACACTGTAA
- a CDS encoding enoyl-CoA hydratase-related protein: MFSSLLLNVHEGIATITLNRPDVYNAFDDPLSYELQDALKQAEKDTAVRVVVLTGAGNKAFSSGQDLKAALNGTGGKRDLGESLRKRYNPIIRAIRNMPKPVICQLNGIAAGAGCSIALACDMIIASETAAMVEIFINIALVLDSGSSYFLPRTVGYHRAFELATKATKLSAAEAQQLGFINKVVKPEELEATVQAEASFYANAPTKAIALLKKMLTKGMTEDLDAVLEYEAYCQEIAGNTTDNTEGIRAFLEKRKPAFKGA, encoded by the coding sequence ATGTTCTCCTCTCTCTTGCTGAATGTCCATGAAGGCATTGCCACTATTACACTCAATCGTCCCGATGTTTACAACGCGTTCGATGATCCGCTGAGTTATGAATTACAGGATGCCCTTAAACAGGCAGAAAAAGATACTGCCGTAAGAGTGGTAGTACTAACCGGTGCGGGCAATAAAGCCTTCAGCAGCGGACAGGATCTGAAAGCGGCTTTGAATGGAACTGGCGGCAAACGCGATCTCGGCGAGTCTTTGCGTAAACGCTATAATCCTATCATCAGGGCCATAAGGAATATGCCCAAACCCGTTATCTGTCAGCTGAATGGCATTGCTGCCGGAGCCGGTTGTTCCATCGCCCTGGCCTGCGATATGATCATTGCCAGCGAAACCGCCGCTATGGTGGAAATATTCATCAATATTGCGCTGGTACTGGACTCGGGGTCATCTTATTTCCTGCCGCGCACTGTCGGGTATCACAGGGCATTTGAACTGGCCACCAAAGCCACAAAATTATCCGCCGCAGAAGCGCAGCAGCTGGGCTTTATTAATAAGGTGGTGAAACCGGAAGAACTGGAAGCCACGGTCCAGGCTGAAGCATCTTTTTACGCCAATGCACCTACCAAAGCCATTGCCTTGCTGAAAAAGATGCTGACAAAAGGTATGACCGAAGATCTGGATGCTGTGCTCGAGTATGAGGCATATTGCCAGGAAATTGCCGGCAATACCACCGACAATACCGAGGGGATCCGGGCCTTCCTGGAAAAACGGAAGCCTGCATTTAAAGGTGCTTAA
- a CDS encoding outer membrane beta-barrel protein codes for MKKLFFSLGLMAASFGVFAQDAKNAVANTAMGAASHSKDFLVIQLGYVGLTGTGAGAINTGFNRQLNIAFMYDIPLQKTNFSLAAGLGIGSDHYHLSKMSLDLRNASTVPDFQKTDAYSKFKLAATYLEIPLELRYRQVPENANKGFKVGVGLKIGNLLNAHTRSVSNVNGSKLIEKEASKRLFNTWRFAGTARVGYGNFAVYGTYALTGIFKDNGTYDVNPYSFGFMLSGL; via the coding sequence ATGAAGAAATTATTCTTTTCGCTGGGACTAATGGCGGCTTCTTTCGGAGTCTTTGCACAGGATGCCAAGAATGCAGTTGCTAATACAGCTATGGGAGCAGCTTCACATTCCAAGGATTTCTTAGTGATTCAGTTGGGATATGTTGGATTGACTGGTACAGGAGCTGGTGCTATTAATACTGGTTTTAACCGTCAGCTTAATATCGCATTTATGTACGATATTCCTTTGCAGAAAACTAATTTCAGCTTAGCGGCAGGTCTGGGAATAGGGTCTGACCACTATCATTTGAGTAAAATGAGCCTGGACCTTAGAAATGCATCTACTGTTCCTGATTTCCAGAAAACTGATGCTTACAGCAAATTCAAGCTGGCAGCTACTTACCTGGAAATACCATTGGAACTCCGCTACCGCCAGGTGCCTGAGAATGCAAACAAGGGCTTCAAAGTAGGTGTGGGTTTGAAGATAGGTAACCTGCTGAATGCACATACCCGTTCAGTGAGCAATGTAAATGGTTCAAAACTGATTGAAAAAGAAGCCAGCAAACGTCTTTTCAATACATGGCGTTTTGCAGGTACTGCAAGGGTTGGTTATGGCAACTTCGCGGTATATGGTACCTACGCTTTAACCGGCATCTTCAAGGACAATGGTACTTATGATGTGAATCCTTACTCCTTCGGATTTATGCTCAGCGGTTTATAA
- a CDS encoding DEAD/DEAH box helicase: MSLPQLLKYVYNNGTDEVIRRGKRIFATGGVELLEADPILKSATFRVKSDTHANYYRVSINKYHETGNMSVRCQCPYNLGDICRHEAAAMFQLQEMLDKNHFESYDTQYNQQHTLVKMKFIDLKSLKLLTSNEIFAEAEKIAKSAKNFKVTSAKDEKVEATLKYEGQEYPLIIQRNEERFFDTHCTCDETEHAVCKHKTALFLHLLNSQGPYYFDTLRNWDKEKNKLLSLYGYSLDDNLEGKFTFSYMEGKPFLRVLDPSIKRVDGALTSRQPTPPPPPEVAAAITQRIGVVFNANEQLYPFFRIDLVSGEVNEEQTGFVSLVNKLDLSKYVDFYQYKEADRDLITPVRKVQGMEVSKFLSKNSPFAGIWENITHDDNESALPTETKELMLEYLHPKLAKLFPQIAAHGLLFLLPNRQQFKTKNLQPVHLAGDRLQPIFKTHASADAIEVTCHVLIEGEMVNVSDNEWDSSILFLKNNVLYLFENAQDALHVELFRENGRIRIPADQWGTYLQDYLLPLSKQYQIQFDNSLLAEVDDILPECRVFLREVGETFIIQPGFAYHGQEVDWNDDGKITVQEGNKVLIIHRNKEAEQQFVDKLSTLHTNFAQPNSNNYFFLKAKEALKNNWFFLFFDTLKEMNVRVFGFENLKNFKFSAHKPVTNLQISSGIDWFDAQIEVTYGDQKVSIRDIKQALAGKQNYVQLADGSLGLLPEEWLKKYSLLFKIGEEKDKGALKLSKYNFSVIDELYEFIDDDAILLELEQKRRKLLQFDEIRNISLPHNLRATLRPYQESGFQWLNYLDEVKWGGILADDMGLGKTIQALTFIQHYKNKNDGKCLALVVCPTTLIYNWENEIKKFTPTMTYHIHHGPTRLKTVEELLKYDILITTYGTLRSDVQTLMKMDLDYVVLDESQAIKNPQSKVTKAAQLLNTRNKLALSGTPMQNNTFDIYAQMNFLNPGMLGSVDFFRNEFATPIDKFQDEERKDHLRKLIYPFILRRTKEQVAKELPEKIETVIFCEMDAEQRHIYDAYRNSYRSKILGVIEDQGMERSQLTILQGLMKLRQICDSPAILNEAEQYPNHSVKLHELTREMSENISNHKVLIFSQFLGMLGLIREKLQHMKIPFEYFDGSTSATERERAIQNFQSNDDCRVFLISLKAGGVGLNLTAADYVYIVDPWWNPAVEQQAIDRTHRIGQTKNIFAYRMICKDTVEEKILQLQERKKSLVKEIIADDSGFVKKLTKEDVLYLFS; the protein is encoded by the coding sequence ATGTCGCTGCCCCAGCTACTGAAATATGTATATAATAACGGAACCGATGAGGTGATCCGTAGGGGGAAGCGCATCTTTGCGACCGGAGGTGTGGAGTTGTTAGAAGCCGATCCTATTCTCAAATCAGCCACTTTCAGGGTAAAGAGCGATACCCATGCAAATTATTATCGCGTTTCCATCAATAAATATCATGAAACGGGCAATATGTCTGTCCGTTGTCAGTGTCCCTACAACCTCGGAGATATCTGCAGGCATGAAGCTGCCGCTATGTTCCAGTTGCAGGAAATGCTGGACAAAAATCATTTCGAAAGCTATGATACGCAATATAATCAGCAGCATACGCTGGTGAAAATGAAGTTCATAGACCTGAAATCGCTCAAGCTGCTCACTTCCAATGAGATATTTGCGGAAGCCGAGAAAATAGCCAAATCTGCAAAGAACTTCAAGGTCACTTCTGCGAAAGATGAAAAAGTAGAAGCGACCCTTAAATATGAAGGGCAGGAATATCCACTGATCATTCAACGGAATGAAGAGCGTTTCTTTGATACGCATTGTACCTGCGATGAAACAGAACATGCCGTGTGTAAGCATAAAACGGCTCTGTTCCTGCACCTGCTGAACAGTCAGGGACCCTATTATTTTGACACATTGCGAAACTGGGATAAGGAAAAGAACAAACTCCTGTCCTTATACGGGTATTCGCTGGACGATAACCTGGAAGGAAAGTTCACCTTCTCCTACATGGAGGGAAAACCTTTTCTGCGGGTACTTGACCCCAGCATCAAAAGGGTTGACGGTGCGCTGACCAGCAGGCAACCTACTCCCCCCCCGCCACCAGAAGTTGCAGCAGCTATTACCCAGCGCATAGGCGTTGTGTTTAATGCCAACGAACAGTTGTATCCGTTCTTCCGGATAGACCTGGTAAGCGGTGAAGTAAATGAAGAACAGACAGGTTTTGTCTCCCTGGTCAATAAACTGGATCTATCCAAATACGTAGACTTTTATCAGTATAAAGAAGCTGATCGTGACCTGATCACCCCCGTCCGCAAGGTTCAGGGGATGGAGGTCAGCAAGTTTCTGAGCAAGAATTCTCCTTTTGCAGGCATCTGGGAAAACATCACCCATGATGATAATGAGTCTGCCCTGCCAACAGAAACGAAGGAGCTGATGCTGGAATACCTGCATCCCAAACTGGCCAAACTGTTCCCGCAGATAGCAGCGCATGGCCTCCTGTTCCTGTTGCCGAACCGGCAGCAGTTCAAAACAAAGAACCTGCAGCCGGTCCACCTGGCGGGCGACAGGCTGCAACCTATCTTCAAAACACATGCTTCTGCAGATGCGATAGAAGTGACCTGCCATGTTCTCATAGAGGGCGAGATGGTCAATGTATCTGATAATGAATGGGATAGCTCCATATTGTTCCTTAAGAACAATGTACTATACCTGTTTGAAAATGCGCAGGATGCATTACATGTGGAATTGTTCCGGGAGAATGGACGCATCCGTATACCGGCAGACCAATGGGGTACTTACCTGCAGGATTACCTGCTGCCATTAAGTAAACAGTACCAGATACAGTTTGACAACTCATTGCTGGCCGAAGTGGACGATATCCTGCCGGAATGCCGGGTATTTCTGCGTGAAGTTGGTGAGACTTTCATTATCCAGCCGGGATTTGCCTATCATGGACAAGAGGTTGACTGGAATGATGATGGCAAGATAACGGTGCAGGAGGGGAACAAGGTCCTGATCATCCACCGGAATAAAGAAGCAGAGCAGCAGTTCGTTGATAAACTTAGTACGCTGCATACCAATTTCGCACAGCCTAATTCCAATAATTACTTTTTCCTGAAGGCGAAAGAGGCACTGAAGAACAACTGGTTCTTCCTGTTTTTTGATACGCTGAAGGAAATGAATGTAAGGGTATTCGGATTTGAGAACCTGAAGAACTTTAAGTTCAGCGCTCATAAGCCGGTTACAAACCTTCAGATCAGCTCTGGCATTGACTGGTTTGACGCGCAGATTGAGGTGACCTATGGCGATCAGAAGGTGAGCATAAGGGATATCAAGCAGGCACTGGCAGGCAAGCAAAACTATGTGCAGCTGGCAGATGGTTCTCTTGGACTGCTGCCGGAAGAATGGTTAAAGAAATACTCCCTGCTGTTTAAGATCGGGGAGGAAAAAGATAAAGGCGCACTGAAGCTGAGCAAGTACAATTTCAGTGTGATCGATGAATTATATGAGTTCATTGATGACGATGCAATATTGCTGGAGCTGGAACAAAAGCGGCGTAAGCTGCTGCAGTTTGACGAGATCCGGAATATATCTCTGCCACACAACCTGCGGGCCACATTGCGTCCGTACCAGGAAAGTGGCTTTCAGTGGTTGAACTACCTGGACGAAGTGAAATGGGGAGGCATCCTGGCGGATGATATGGGTCTTGGTAAAACTATCCAGGCGCTTACATTCATTCAGCACTATAAGAATAAGAATGATGGTAAATGCCTGGCATTGGTGGTATGCCCAACTACCCTGATCTATAACTGGGAAAATGAGATCAAGAAGTTCACGCCTACCATGACCTACCACATTCATCATGGCCCTACCCGTTTGAAAACGGTGGAAGAGCTGTTGAAGTATGACATCCTGATCACTACCTACGGTACCCTGAGAAGTGATGTACAGACCCTGATGAAGATGGACCTGGACTACGTTGTACTGGATGAATCCCAGGCTATCAAAAATCCGCAGAGTAAGGTGACGAAAGCGGCGCAACTGTTGAATACCAGGAATAAACTGGCATTGAGTGGTACGCCGATGCAGAATAATACATTTGACATCTACGCACAGATGAACTTCCTTAATCCGGGAATGCTGGGAAGTGTAGACTTTTTCCGTAATGAGTTTGCCACGCCGATAGACAAGTTCCAGGATGAGGAGCGTAAAGACCATTTGCGTAAACTGATCTACCCGTTCATTCTGCGCCGCACGAAAGAGCAGGTGGCAAAAGAGCTACCGGAGAAGATCGAAACGGTGATCTTCTGTGAGATGGATGCGGAACAGCGGCATATTTACGATGCATACCGGAACTCCTACCGTTCGAAAATATTGGGGGTAATTGAAGATCAGGGTATGGAACGCTCCCAGCTGACCATCCTGCAAGGTCTGATGAAACTCCGCCAGATATGCGACTCTCCTGCTATCCTGAATGAGGCGGAGCAATATCCGAACCATTCTGTGAAATTGCACGAGCTGACCCGTGAAATGTCTGAGAATATCAGTAATCATAAAGTGCTGATCTTCTCTCAGTTCCTGGGCATGCTTGGGCTGATCAGGGAGAAGTTGCAGCATATGAAGATACCGTTCGAATATTTCGACGGTAGTACTTCTGCAACGGAACGTGAACGTGCCATACAGAATTTCCAGTCCAACGACGATTGCAGGGTATTCCTCATTTCCCTGAAAGCGGGTGGTGTTGGTCTTAACCTGACAGCGGCTGATTATGTATATATTGTGGATCCATGGTGGAACCCGGCAGTGGAACAGCAGGCCATTGACCGTACTCACCGTATTGGTCAAACGAAGAACATCTTTGCTTACCGTATGATCTGTAAGGATACTGTGGAAGAGAAGATCCTGCAATTGCAGGAGCGAAAGAAATCGCTGGTGAAGGAGATCATTGCGGATGATTCCGGATTCGTGAAGAAGCTGACCAAAGAAGATGTGCTTTACCTGTTCAGTTAA
- a CDS encoding 2-phosphosulfolactate phosphatase gives MEQQKPTLEVCLSPALLHLYDVKNSIVVIIDVLRATSTICTVLYNGAARVIPVASVPECISIGEQLGDNAITAGERDGRIAEGLLHGNSPFEYPREFIQNKTLVLTTTNGTKLLHMAKDAIAIITGSFPNLSAVCEYLVAQGKPVILGCAAWKDRVNMEDTLFAGAVVNRIREHFTVDCDSAIAAETLYQVSKDNIQEIMKQASHYKRLAKFGLEKDIQYCLTPDGANVLPIFRNGELVAAE, from the coding sequence ATGGAACAGCAGAAACCGACTTTAGAAGTATGTTTATCACCGGCATTGTTACACTTGTATGATGTGAAGAACAGTATTGTGGTGATCATCGATGTGTTGAGGGCAACATCCACGATATGTACGGTATTATATAATGGCGCGGCGAGGGTGATACCTGTAGCTTCCGTACCGGAATGTATCAGCATCGGAGAACAGTTGGGGGACAACGCCATCACTGCTGGTGAACGGGACGGACGGATTGCGGAAGGTTTGCTGCATGGGAACTCGCCATTTGAATATCCCCGTGAATTCATACAGAACAAGACATTGGTGCTGACCACTACAAACGGTACCAAGCTGTTGCATATGGCTAAAGACGCCATCGCGATCATTACCGGATCATTTCCCAACCTTTCGGCAGTATGTGAATACCTGGTAGCCCAGGGTAAACCGGTCATACTCGGATGTGCCGCCTGGAAAGATCGTGTTAACATGGAAGACACCCTGTTTGCGGGAGCTGTGGTAAACCGGATCAGGGAGCACTTTACGGTGGACTGTGATTCTGCCATTGCTGCAGAGACCTTATACCAGGTATCGAAAGATAATATCCAGGAGATCATGAAACAGGCTTCCCACTATAAGCGCCTGGCAAAATTCGGCCTGGAGAAGGATATTCAGTATTGTCTCACACCTGATGGGGCCAACGTACTCCCTATTTTTAGAAATGGAGAGCTTGTGGCTGCGGAATAG
- a CDS encoding SRPBCC family protein, whose product MPTIHITTVIHAPLERVFDLSRSITLHKRSMAHMHEEAIKGRTNGLIELDETVTWQAKHLGKVRQLTTRITQMRKTEYFCDEMVAGDFTYMKHEHHFKEIGNGTVAIDIMEFGTPYGWLGRLFERFYLNKYMTNLLMLRNQVIKDYAETEKWRVILD is encoded by the coding sequence ATGCCTACAATTCATATTACAACCGTAATTCATGCTCCGCTTGAGCGGGTCTTTGACCTGAGCAGGAGCATTACGCTGCATAAGCGCAGTATGGCGCATATGCACGAAGAAGCGATCAAGGGCCGTACCAACGGACTGATAGAGCTGGATGAAACGGTAACCTGGCAGGCCAAACACCTGGGTAAGGTGAGGCAGCTGACCACCCGCATTACGCAAATGCGTAAAACAGAGTATTTCTGTGATGAGATGGTGGCGGGGGATTTTACCTATATGAAACATGAGCATCATTTTAAGGAGATAGGTAATGGTACTGTGGCAATTGATATCATGGAGTTCGGAACACCTTATGGCTGGCTGGGAAGATTGTTTGAAAGGTTTTACCTGAATAAATATATGACCAACCTGCTGATGTTGCGGAACCAGGTGATAAAAGATTATGCGGAGACCGAGAAATGGAGAGTGATATTAGATTAA